A stretch of the Aphis gossypii isolate Hap1 chromosome 2, ASM2018417v2, whole genome shotgun sequence genome encodes the following:
- the LOC114120450 gene encoding transcription factor ATOH8 isoform X2 — translation MIQPMTISDSKDAGKHHADDTSSSSCGAETVTIKREAHTPTTDQSEDSGVDVSAVADGHDSSRGAFKRKRLDDSDDGDGCPTEAKFSRTAEGAATSVLRSINMDTSCTPFRPWSCNEESSSEVGLRLFHDIRNVDRILTLTQQRRGGEQSPRLPPPPEPQPLDLTKGHRGTRPPVDSATSTVDAAAVDDENATACRYATPSSATVASFRCSTVAETTAAAGASTATGTTTVAATATGSTAATATTRYSKNMSRARRIEANARERSRVHTISAAFDTLRATIPSYSRNQKLSKLSTIRIASAYILTLSRLLDMDYSAEQDSPSVAECVDNVTGIIHMEGKARKRKDDQ, via the coding sequence ACGCGGGAAAACATCACGCAGATGacacgtcgtcgtcgtcgtgtgGAGCAGAAACCGTGACGATCAAGCGGGAAGCGCATACGCCGACGACCGACCAGAGCGAAGATTCCGGCGTGGACGTGTCGGCGGTGGCCGATGGCCACGACAGCAGTCGCGGGGCGTTCAAACGAAAACGGTTGGACGATTCCGACGACGGAGACGGGTGTCCGACCGAAGCCAAGTTCAGCAGGACGGCCGAAGGTGCCGCGACCAGCGTGCTGCGGTCGATCAACATGGACACCAGCTGTACGCCGTTCAGGCCGTGGAGCTGCAACGAAGAGTCGTCGTCAGAAGTGGGCCTCCGGTTGTTCCACGACATACGCAACGTGGACAGGATACTGACGCTGACGCAACAGCGCCGCGGCGGCGAACAGTCCCCGCGGTTGCCGCCCCCGCCGGAACCACAACCCTTGGATCTGACCAAAGGCCACCGCGGGACGAGACCGCCAGTCGACTCCGCGACCTCGACCGTGGACGCGGCCGCTGTGGACGACGAAAACGCCACCGCCTGCAGATACGCCACACCGTCATCCGCGACGGTCGCATCGTTCCGCTGCAGTACAGTCGCCGAAACCACTGCGGCCGCAGGCGCATCGACCGCCACCGGAACGACCACCGTCGCGGCCACCGCCACCGGATCGACCGCGGCTACCGCGACCACCAGGTACAGCAAAAACATGTCCAGGGCCCGGAGGATCGAGGCCAACGCTCGGGAAAGGTCTCGGGTGCACACCATCAGCGCGGCATTCGACACGCTCAGGGCCACCATACCGTCGTACTCCCGAAACCAAAAGCTGTCCAAACTGTCGACGATCCGGATCGCCAGTGCTTACATACTGACGCTGTCCCGACTCCTCGACATGGACTACAGCGCGGAGCAAGACAGCCCGTCCGTGGCCGAGTGCGTGGACAACGTGACCGGAATCATACACATGGAGGGCAAGGCGAGAAAGAGAAAAGACGATCAGTAA
- the LOC114120450 gene encoding transcription factor ATOH8 isoform X1: MVTSRIALEGLLQNRLTTDICKDALRMQGNTAELFHLYAGKHHADDTSSSSCGAETVTIKREAHTPTTDQSEDSGVDVSAVADGHDSSRGAFKRKRLDDSDDGDGCPTEAKFSRTAEGAATSVLRSINMDTSCTPFRPWSCNEESSSEVGLRLFHDIRNVDRILTLTQQRRGGEQSPRLPPPPEPQPLDLTKGHRGTRPPVDSATSTVDAAAVDDENATACRYATPSSATVASFRCSTVAETTAAAGASTATGTTTVAATATGSTAATATTRYSKNMSRARRIEANARERSRVHTISAAFDTLRATIPSYSRNQKLSKLSTIRIASAYILTLSRLLDMDYSAEQDSPSVAECVDNVTGIIHMEGKARKRKDDQ, encoded by the exons atGGTGACTTCGCGCATAGCATTAGAAGGACTTTTGCAAAATAGACTGACCACAGACATCTGCAAAGACGCGTTAAGGATGCAAGGAAATACAGCGGAATTGTTTCATTTAT ACGCGGGAAAACATCACGCAGATGacacgtcgtcgtcgtcgtgtgGAGCAGAAACCGTGACGATCAAGCGGGAAGCGCATACGCCGACGACCGACCAGAGCGAAGATTCCGGCGTGGACGTGTCGGCGGTGGCCGATGGCCACGACAGCAGTCGCGGGGCGTTCAAACGAAAACGGTTGGACGATTCCGACGACGGAGACGGGTGTCCGACCGAAGCCAAGTTCAGCAGGACGGCCGAAGGTGCCGCGACCAGCGTGCTGCGGTCGATCAACATGGACACCAGCTGTACGCCGTTCAGGCCGTGGAGCTGCAACGAAGAGTCGTCGTCAGAAGTGGGCCTCCGGTTGTTCCACGACATACGCAACGTGGACAGGATACTGACGCTGACGCAACAGCGCCGCGGCGGCGAACAGTCCCCGCGGTTGCCGCCCCCGCCGGAACCACAACCCTTGGATCTGACCAAAGGCCACCGCGGGACGAGACCGCCAGTCGACTCCGCGACCTCGACCGTGGACGCGGCCGCTGTGGACGACGAAAACGCCACCGCCTGCAGATACGCCACACCGTCATCCGCGACGGTCGCATCGTTCCGCTGCAGTACAGTCGCCGAAACCACTGCGGCCGCAGGCGCATCGACCGCCACCGGAACGACCACCGTCGCGGCCACCGCCACCGGATCGACCGCGGCTACCGCGACCACCAGGTACAGCAAAAACATGTCCAGGGCCCGGAGGATCGAGGCCAACGCTCGGGAAAGGTCTCGGGTGCACACCATCAGCGCGGCATTCGACACGCTCAGGGCCACCATACCGTCGTACTCCCGAAACCAAAAGCTGTCCAAACTGTCGACGATCCGGATCGCCAGTGCTTACATACTGACGCTGTCCCGACTCCTCGACATGGACTACAGCGCGGAGCAAGACAGCCCGTCCGTGGCCGAGTGCGTGGACAACGTGACCGGAATCATACACATGGAGGGCAAGGCGAGAAAGAGAAAAGACGATCAGTAA
- the LOC114120480 gene encoding uncharacterized protein LOC114120480, giving the protein MSNLKLELDEYLNKNQKNRAHNGHHVHIPKVFKKLLNSESGEQTENLLDSTKTTYFNFPQMSKTQRILGFVVCVSISCLMFSLSALYLPVLLLKARKFAILYAFGSIFAFASVSFLTGPLNHFKYMTSKEKLPFMFGYISTLLSTLYFSLWMKSTPFTLLSLTIHLILIFWFLLNSIPFGQKGLSFFGRLCSSMVKSKVSNSLPV; this is encoded by the exons ATGTCTAATTTAAAACTGGAACTCGATGAGtatcttaataaaaatcaaaaaaatagagCCCATAATGGGCACCACGTACATATTCCCAAAGTGTTTAAAAAACTCCTTAACAGCGAATCGGGAGAACAAACAGAAAACCTGTTGGATTCAACAAAGacgacttattttaattttccacaAATG AGTAAAACCCAAAGAATATTGGGATTTGTAGTTTGTGTGTCAATCAGTTGTTTGATGTTCTCTTTATCAGCATTATACTTGCCAGTACTTCTATTAAAAGCTAGGAAGTTTGCAATTTTATATGCTTTTGGAAGTATTTTTGCTTTTGCCAG tgTATCATTTTTGACGGGTCCATTGAATCACTTCAAGTATATGACGTCTAAAGAGAAGCTTCCTTTCATGTTTGGCTACATTTCAACTCTTTTGAGtactttgtatttttcattgtgGATGAAGAGTACTCCATTCACTTTACTATCATTGACCATTCAtttgatacttattttttggtttttattaaactcCATACCATTTGGTCAAAAAGGTTTATCATTTTTTGGACGTTTATGTTCATCTATGGTAAAAAGTAAAGTGTCAAATTCATTacctgtttaa